One genomic segment of Rhizorhabdus phycosphaerae includes these proteins:
- a CDS encoding glycosyltransferase, whose protein sequence is MDHIYIYIHDFRSSGVVRDALMLADHCVDHHPTTLVAGHAEGFFREAAAIGRYRVAVMKPMASPAASRVTAAFPLRRWLREQPAGVLLSMGNLGHATPHLACRGIDHIRRIYRISNEVRRGDGLRGALRMHWMQRLVDDADRIALVGAALGQVPVLARAVETGHAVTVASGVDVDHALEMAAVPAPHPWLEEEVPVVLGIGRLRPQKNFSLLVDAVATARRSRRLRLAIVGGGSAEERAELEARASAAGLGEDFLLAGETTNVFAWAARAATFVLPSRWEGSSLALLEAMAVGTPVIASRKAGDAAVVLDEGRHGMLVGGEDAEELAAAIARQLSPNAVRPGDRARDFGLPSPIYLRLAQQVMAERREGVRRAA, encoded by the coding sequence ATGGATCACATCTACATCTACATTCACGATTTCCGGTCGAGCGGGGTTGTGCGCGATGCGTTGATGCTCGCCGACCATTGCGTCGATCATCACCCGACGACGCTCGTCGCGGGGCATGCGGAGGGCTTCTTCCGGGAGGCCGCTGCCATCGGCCGCTACCGTGTCGCCGTGATGAAGCCGATGGCCAGCCCGGCAGCGTCGCGCGTTACCGCTGCCTTCCCGCTTCGCCGCTGGCTGCGCGAACAGCCGGCTGGCGTGCTGCTGTCGATGGGCAATCTCGGTCATGCGACGCCGCATCTCGCCTGCCGCGGCATCGACCATATCCGCCGCATCTATCGCATCAGCAACGAGGTGCGGCGGGGCGATGGCCTGCGCGGCGCGCTGCGGATGCACTGGATGCAGCGGCTGGTCGACGATGCCGACCGGATCGCGCTGGTCGGCGCCGCACTGGGGCAGGTACCGGTGCTGGCGCGGGCAGTCGAGACCGGTCACGCGGTCACCGTTGCGAGTGGGGTCGATGTCGATCACGCTCTGGAGATGGCGGCGGTGCCCGCCCCGCACCCCTGGCTCGAAGAGGAGGTGCCGGTCGTGCTGGGCATCGGGCGACTGCGGCCGCAGAAGAATTTCTCCCTGCTCGTCGATGCGGTCGCCACCGCGCGCCGCTCGCGCCGTTTGCGGCTGGCCATCGTCGGTGGGGGCAGTGCCGAGGAAAGGGCTGAGCTCGAAGCACGGGCTTCGGCGGCTGGGCTGGGCGAGGATTTCCTGCTGGCCGGGGAGACCACCAATGTCTTCGCCTGGGCGGCGCGTGCCGCGACCTTCGTGCTGCCGTCCCGCTGGGAAGGGTCGTCTCTTGCCCTGCTCGAAGCGATGGCGGTCGGCACGCCGGTGATTGCCAGCCGCAAGGCGGGCGATGCTGCGGTCGTGCTCGACGAGGGACGGCATGGCATGCTCGTCGGCGGCGAGGATGCGGAGGAACTGGCGGCGGCCATAGCGCGTCAGCTCTCGCCGAACGCCGTTCGTCCGGGCGACCGGGCACGCGACTTCGGGCTGCCATCCCCCATCTATCTTCGCCTGGCACAACAGGTGATGGCCGAGCGCCGTGAAGGCGTGCGCCGCGCCGCATGA